The nucleotide sequence ttgttttcttctaaaagagaagaaaagtaatctgatctagcagtttttaatgcttttctgtaggataggttactttcccgccaagcaatacgaaatacctctagttttgttttccttcagctgcgctccatttttcgggctgctctctttagggtgcgagtatgctcattataccatggtgtcaaactgttttccttaaccttccttaagcgtaaaggagcaactttaaagtgctagaaaatagagagtccatagtttctgttacatcatcaagttgttctgaggttttggatatgctaaggaatttggatacatcaggaagataacttaaaaagcagtcttttgtggtagaagtgatggttcttccatacttgtaacaagaagtagaatttacaattttggctatattaagtttgcacagaactaaataatgatctgagatatcatcacttggctgaataatttcaacactatcaacatctattccatgtgacagtattaaatctagagtatgatttcgacaatgagtacgTCCtaaaacgtgttgtctaacacctatagagttcagaatgtctataaatgctgatcccaatgcatcttttttattatcaacatggatattaaaattacctactattaaaactttatctgcagccagaactaactcggatgtaaaatgctcatgtttataacagtaatcttggggggtggactcatttaaaataatgtaatcatcaggttttagccaggtttctgtcaaacagagtacatctatattatgttcagtgatcatattatttacaacaagtgttttcgtagaaagggatctgatattcaataagccaagctttatcatttgtttatccatattgcttctgttttttatttgttgaacctcagttaaattgttaatcttaacttggtttgggcatttttttatttttttattttattttctagttcagggaacaaacacagtccctatagtgtgatatctaggtgaaaaagtcactatgtgctgagaattagctgacctagctagcagacggtcggtttagccagtctgtctgcttcctgatctggtccccagttagtcaagtataaacactaagactatttgccatatttctagagaggagagtggcaccaccccaggagggatgaagaccatctcttttaaacaggtcaggtctgcaccaaaagctcgtccaattgtctatgaaacctatgttgttctgtgggcaccacttagacatccagccattgagtgatgacaatctgctatgcatctcgtcaccacggtaagcagggaggggaccagagcatattacaatgTCTGACAttatgcttgcaagttcacacacctctttaaagttatttttagtgatctccgactggcgaagtcgaacatcattagcgccggcatgaataacaatcttactgtatttacgtttagcattagccagcacttttaaatttgccaagatgtcaggcgctctggctcccggtaaacatttgactatggtggctggtgtctctttattcacgttctgtacaatagaatcaccaataactagagcactttcatcaggtttctcagtgggtgcatcactgagtggggagaacctgtttaatgttttgatcgtaacagaagagcggtgttttgacccacgactacgctgcctcactgtcacccagttgccctgctgcaggggctctgttgccggaaccagACAATGtgcaggaatccctgagctagacgcatccaaagccatatctagtcccctaacattcttactgtcctcaattaaagtttggatgcatgtctctaattTTGAAATCTaatctgtcagcctaactatttccctgcatttatcacatgtgaatccctcatcagcgacagagatagataaactgtacatgtggcaagaggtgcaacgatagcaggagaagccattactcaccgtgcttgatgaaatattcttactgcggttgtttgatgaacttgtgaaaaactggagcgagagagaggagaggagaaaagaaaacgctaatgacaagctaacgagtgctaacgctttgcaggtgtactgcactgacggatataaaataaaagtgaacgatcaaagttaatctgataagattgatcgataatatcagaaataagctgtgaattaagttatattttaccactttaaaaaaaacagagagtgatagtaagataaagattctagagaaaaaaattaaataaaaacagctacacagagctgaGAGCTGATGTTGGGGAATACACCCAAATTTGTGCTAAATTATTATTGATGCAGTCAAACACTCTCCAAGTCCAGAGTCTGGGCTCGAAtccaaataaacatttctgaagaaaCTTATAAATAATGTCCGTCAGTTATCCGACAtgacagagcttgagaggtgaagaAGTGAGGAGAAGAATGAcagataattgccaaatgctTATGTGCAAAACTTGTCGCATCATACCAAAAAGACTTGAGGCTGTAAAGGTGCTTCAACTACATACTAAATTAAGGGGATGGATACTTATGCAATGAACttattgttgttggtttttttttgtatataaatttATGACGTTTTGGCAAtactgtttttgctttgtcattatggtgtgtggagtgtagattgatgtggaaaaaatgtaaagtaatttaaaataagtcaacaacataacaaaacatgaaaacaaaaacgaaggggtatgaatacttttACAAGGCACTGCACTGTATAGTGCAAGTTGTTGAGAGTGCTTGAACTCTGTCTAGTTTGCAATgtgtttattaaatatgtttaatataaagtcagatgtattaaaaatattctaTGTAATGACACCCCTATCTAGCACAAATAAAAAGACGAGTTTTACAGATAGgctagttaatagattacactaataTTATACTATTTTCCCCATAGCCCATTATAGATGAACTAACAtgatctataaaggtgcaaaaaaaattgtttacttaTTTGAGAAACGTCATATTTTAGGACATAGTTAACAGGTTTTGGAAAATTTTGAATCGAAAAGGAGCAGAATTTCAACCGAAGGGGCCTTTAATCGGTCCATGTCCAGGTCACTGCTGTGTCATAATCCGTCCCTGAGACCTGGACGCTCCTAAATCTTTATAATTCATTCTATTTATTCATTTGCATTGCAAATCTTACAAATCTGTCACTGTACACATTTATAATAAGTGGCATTTACCTAAAATACATTCaggaaaaaatgttttgttaaaatgtgtttatttatttgtatgtttacgTTACTTTGTGTTTTCTTGTTTATTGCATGTCTGCAAGCATCCTTTTTTCagtcttttattcatttatttttgcaattactGTTACAGAGTGGAGTACAAGGAAAAGAAGGTGGAGAGAAGGAAGATGTTGCAATATGAGCCAAGCCAGACTTGAACGGTTGTCCCCATGATCTAACAGCTCTTAAGTCTCCACAGTCCACCGTGTCACAGTTCTGACGAgtggaaattattttaataataatacagcacAAGCAAACTGCATTTAAGTGTCCTTTGGTGTTCTCTGatgttcaaaaacattaataatgtattatggCTGCAGGCTGAGGAGGGTATTTTGAAACTTTTCatcaattctttatttatttattttttttattttttttgatgtccacttttttattatttcgttGACTTTTTATATACTATGGAAATAGATCTCCACTTAAGAGTTCGaagtactaaaaataaataataaaggcaTGATAAAAGTCTCaaatccttgtgtgtgtgtgtgtgtgtgtgtgtgtgtgtgtgtgtgtgtgtgtgtgtgtgtgtgtgcgtgtatatatatatacatatataaaacgaATAGACAAAATCCTCATCTTAGATGTCTTTACACAAAACACTTGCCAATGGTCAGTGGTTTGTGTATTTAGTTAGTTAGCTGGTTTGTTCTTGGTTTTCTATCTCAGAACTGCTCTCTTGTGGTCAGGAGGCATTTCCTTTGCACTGTGGCTTAATCATTTAGTTACATCTGCAACTTAATACAATTTAACAGAAATAGACAGAAAACATGAAAATCACACTATTTCCAGTAAAATTCTCGACTCTAGATCTGTGAGTCTCTCATGCATAATTGTTAGGTACTGTATTATGTTTTACGCATTTGCATGCCCCTGGCAGTGTATACATTGgtgtataaaagcaatatcagcacatatgcataaatataataatatttgtaagcTTCATAATTAAACTTTACACTAGGCATATTATGTTTCTATACTTTATATAACATGGTTTATATTTTCTCATAACATATCAGTGTTTGAGTTGAGTCCTGAGGTTCGAAATCCAGAACTTGAAGATTCTGCCGGATTGTATCTTCAGATTGTTTCAGGTCATCTCTGTTTCCTTCATCACTATGAAGCTTTATTAGTCCTTAAAAGTGAATTCAGATTTGACATcaaaatagttcatccaaaaaaatattgtttggtcacttaaggttttttttttacattacattattcaaaataaagagaTGTAACTGTAAGAGCTGttcaatattcttcaaaaatattaaacaataccATACACAGTTTAATCCCATAATCTTCCTATTTGGAGCCAGTTATGTGCAATAAAAGGACTCACCTAAGAACACAACAATCAGAAGAGCATTTATGAAAGCAGAGATGTAGGTGATAATCCGCAAATGTGTCTGATTCTTCTCAATGTACTTCACGACTGTATGATCCTGGATCTCTAGATCTGGAGTTGCTTCTGTGCAATCATTGAAGGGTTTAATATTAATCTTTTGTGTCTAACCATGATTTAGTGTTTAATTTCAGTGAATGTTCACTCACCAGTGATGTGAAGTCTGGTGCCGTCACTGTATTTTGGAGGTTTGTATTTTTCTATGGCACTGGTCACACAGTAATAAAGTCCTAAATCATCAAGAGTGACATTATTTATGAACAGACGATGATAACCCGACACTGAATATTTCTGTTGAAAAGTTTTACTGTAGTAAAAAGTAGCTGAAGTATTGAAAGAGAGTAATATCAGAACTGGAGGATCTGGTAACTTCAGTAATAACCAGTTAACATCCGTTTCATCAAGATCACAGTTTATAGTCACATTCTGACCCAAATCTGTTAAATGATCTGTTAAAGTCTCTGCAGCTCGACACCATATGAACAGATCTGtggaataaaacacacacaatatgGATTATTATGGTGTCATAAAACATTATAAAGAACAGttcataatgaaaaataaagcattcaaGTACAATAAACTCACAGAGCTGAAGCTGCATGATCTTCATGATGTTCAAACACTTCATGATTCAGTCTTTCTTTCACACGACTTTAGAGAAGAAACTTTACCGCAGAACTTTAAAAATAATGGTGATTTTAACCACAATCAGGAGGAAGTCAAGGGAAGTTTTTATTTTGCTTGCGATCCTCCCACATATAATCCTACATATAATCTTTTGTCATTAATATatacaacaaaaatgtatatatatatatatatatatatatatatatatatatatatatatatatatatatatatatatatatatacatacacacacacacacacacacacacacaagttctcAGAAGccactatttatttattcttaaagcAAGTTTGGATTGTAGATTGtgttggattttttatttattttatttttatttttttgtctcttcgcagctaaggcctggttcacacgggacgattttaaaattgtcggccgattttccaaatatgagagaccccacacacagcgataaaaaatcacggatctaacagttttggtcgctccgtgtgtggtgtgcagccacacggcaaaatcaacacatcacacacgaaccgatttgactcccgagcattcccaggtcagactggaaatctcgcaaaatccctcgagatcaaacgtgactttagagtaaacaatcatggcggacgaagaggatgcagtggccatagtttgtgcttcgtttttaacgggaaaaaacataagaaaaacaagaaaaggcgatggtcaaagaggtggagacaacgcgagcatggactatacttgctatatcataatatggagataagttgttgttttatctcatagaaatgttgttacgtactacacagattaataaccgttgaaataaacgttcatatattcgtttgtactctggtggactgcagttgtggatgtagttatgcccatcgactttatttgtatttgttatattatatacgccggctgttttgattttgtttcccggtactatcactgcctcgtcaccttgctttctgattggctacatgccacagtccacaggctgcgtgattgtttgtcctcgggggacaccacacacgagaagaaatcgggcaaaataaatccaacatgttggatatccccgatttgagatcggagcggtcccgacattcttccgagcagaggagattagtcttaacacaccacacacggcaggaatatttgatcagattattttacgataatcggagcatcctaaaattgtcggaaggggtgaatcggggctaaaatcggtctaattatcctgccgtgtgaaccagccttaagtggTATTATTGGGCCTTGGAATGAAAATTATTCATTTCAACATTTGAAAGTTTTTTGGAAATGTTTAGAATACAATAGAGTGGGAAGTATGAAACTTGtttgttaaagtatttattattatttgttagctTTAGTTACCattcatttttagttatttttatgttaataaatGGAACCTCATTGTAAATTGCTGCCACAGTGTCTGGTGTCATTTTCACCAGGTCAAACTCCTAACCACATGATGCATGCAAGTGTATGTGATCATGCTGTTCATCTAGTCATCAAACCACTGGAAAATATCATCTGCATGAAACCATAAACGTGTTAACCACACAccagtagaaaataaaataataatactgataaaCTGTGCAGAAGTTAGATGTTATTAAatttgtgtgtgaaaatattaaaaacaatatgcTTGCCAGAAAGAAATTTAGTGTAATATGAGAGGATTGAGGATGGCAGATGGAAACAACGAATATCAAAAACAAGTGAACACAGAGAGCTGAGAACGGAGACATGAGCAACTGCATCAGGAACTGTGGGACAACAGGGAAAACTACAAAGGACTACAAACATGGCACTAGAAACAggaagtaaaacaaaaaacatgatgaCACAGCGaacacatgacaaaaaaaatgcatctccATCATCTGATCCAGATGAATACAGGTCTAggctgggacaaaaaaaaaaaaaaaaaaaaaagggcactgGCATTTTTGCTCAGACTGGCCCACCACAATCATTCAGACACAACCAACCAGTACACCATCCTTGTGGTCCCTGTAGATATGCAAATCTACCTTTCCATTCCCAAAACCCCTACAAAGCTGAGAACTAAGTGCCATGGACCAGTGTACTCCCTATCTCTTGACTGACTCCCTGGTGATCAAAGGTGCTCTCCTCCACTGCTAACTCTACataaggacagagagagagagatgattacaATTATTTGGAAGAGTTATTAAACATACACTTAATAAGGATCCATTTTGGTTATATAGTCCTGTATTCTTGAAGAGCAGGAATAAACCAAGAGACTCAGGAGTGGAGCCTGTTAAGAGATGATTGGGCCAGCCCAGTGTCAGTAAAGAAAATGGACCAATGGGCCGCTGTCCCTGCTTTATGGGCTGGAAGCCATTTATActgcagtgcccagggagcagctgggggttcagtgccttgcacAGAGGCACCTCAGTCGTAGTATTGATGGTGGAGATAGCACTCCACCCACCTGCAATtcctgccagcctgagactcgaactcacaacctttggattgTGAGTGTGACTCTCCAACCATTACACCAAGACATCAGAAatacaaatgtagattctacagcatctaaatacttcagtttcatccatcgcacccaaagataaactgcagtgctttacaaatataggacaggaagagctaaataaacttatccctgtatctaaaccaacaacatgtttattagatcctgtacccactaaatcactgaaagagctgttacctgtagccgaagaaccgcttctcaatatcattaactcgtcgttatctttaggacacgtcccaaaaccattcaagctggcggttatcaagcctcttattaagaaaccaaaactagatcctagtgtactggcaaattataggcctatttcaaatcttccatttatgtctaaaattttagaaaaagttgtgtctgctcaattgagctccttcctgcataaaaatgatctgtatgaagaatttcagtcaggtttcaggccccaccatagcacagaaactgctcttgttaaaattacaaatgacttggttcttgctgcatctcattgctagttttacttgatcttagtgctgcgttcaacaccatagatcatgaagTACTCATAggtagattacaaaactatacatgtGGGGTGATTTCTGTATTGTAAAGGGAGTTGGAGTTCATACATAACTAGATTAATTTGGCAGATGATGGGAAAGGGACCAATTAATCTGGGACTCATTGGAGGACCTCAGAGATATGCAGGCCATGTTCAGCCTCATTCCAGGAGTACACAAGGATGTCCTCAATATCGACCAGCACGAAGCGATGTAGATACTCCCGGAATACCTTATTCATAATACACTGGAATGCATTGGCGGCAATGACCAAACCATAATGCATGATGTGATATTCATAATGGCCAGCAAGCATCACCAAGGCAGTTGTCCACTCGTCCCCCTGACATATCCAAATGAGGTTTTATGCACTCCTGAGGTCCAGCTTGTTGAAGATCTCTTTTCCAGTACAGATGGGATGAAGGGAAGTTGATGACCAGTATTTGACCATGATTTTGTTTAGAGCCTGCAATCTTGGCCACGTCCTTCTTGGCCATGAAGAAAAAGTTAAAAGCAGCAGGGGAGGTGGATGGACAGAAATAGCCTTGCTGTAATGCCTCCTCGATGTactccatggccttctgttcgGGGATGAAAAGGGAGTATATTTTACCTCTGGGTACTGGTTCATCGGGTATGAGATCAGTGGCACAGTCCAATGTTCTGTGAGGTGGCAACTTGGAGGCTCGCTTTGGACAGAAAACGTCACTGAAGTGGGGATATTAATTTGGAGTTGATGGAACGATTCTCTAGCAGGCTCTCTATGGATGTGGAGTTGACTGGGATCATCGGAACGGACAAGATGGGTCATGTGAGGTTAGGAAAACATCCAGGAAAGTCCCCCTGTCCCCCTTCATGACTTCTCCAGTTGACCACGAGATTGAGGGTTTGTGGGAAAGCCAGGGACACCCTAGGACAATCCCAGTAGTGGGTTCCTCCAGAACCAACAAACAACAGCCTTTGCACCTGTAACTTGCAGACACGCAGCAGGATGGGACCCACACAGTGTCAACCTGTCCTCAGCTGAGGGGACTTCcagttattgatttaatttatatgtaCATTAATCCGGATAAGATATGGACTTTGGTTTCAGATGCTTTCCATATGCATACTATCTTCCAAAAGATGCTAGTTTACTCAGAAACatctaaaaatgcaaaaattaccTGAAAATGCTTAAAACAATTGTTAATCAAACAATGCACTTCAGTGGCTTAACAGCATGAATGT is from Carassius gibelio isolate Cgi1373 ecotype wild population from Czech Republic chromosome B22, carGib1.2-hapl.c, whole genome shotgun sequence and encodes:
- the LOC127988218 gene encoding uncharacterized protein LOC127988218 isoform X2, with translation MKCLNIMKIMQLQLYLFIWCRAAETLTDHLTDLGQNVTINCDLDETDVNWLLLKLPDPPVLILLSFNTSATFYYSKTFQQKYSVSGYHRLFINNVTLDDLGLYYCVTSAIEKYKPPKYSDGTRLHITEATPDLEIQDHTVVKYIEKNQTHLRIITYISAFINALLIVVFLGLIKLHSDEGNRDDLKQSEDTIRQNLQVLDFEPQDSTQTLICYEKI
- the LOC127988218 gene encoding uncharacterized protein LOC127988218 isoform X1, with the translated sequence MKCLNIMKIMQLQLYLFIWCRAAETLTDHLTDLGQNVTINCDLDETDVNWLLLKLPDPPVLILLSFNTSATFYYSKTFQQKYSVSGYHRLFINNVTLDDLGLYYCVTSAIEKYKPPKYSDGTRLHITEPTPDLEFQNQTVVKYIEKNQTHLKIITQISALLSGLLIIVIIGIVKVFVLGSMRTRDNLKQSPDTNLQQPQVMDLEQQQISSQALGKQVISIQ